The Sulfolobus sp. A20 genomic interval CCCCCTTTCCTATCCCTATATATGCTAAAGTGATTAAAGTCCCCCCGACAATTAACTCGTCATAACTCGTATTATTTGACGTCCTCAAGATCTCTAACATAAAATGCATTTCATCTAATGGGAGATAATCTTGCTTATCGTCCTTCCCCATTAATACTAATTTTACCCTTGCTAAGTCTGAGTATTTATAATTTTGCGTTCTTGATTCACAGTCCTTCACCTTAAACATGTATTGAGATGCATTATTAGTAGAGCCCAAAATTTTAGATACATATCCTTCAGCTTCATCATAACTACTTAGATCATTAGCTGAGAACCTATTATAGACCGTTCTGAGGAACCACCTGAGTCTGCCCACTATTTCGTCCTCATCTACGCAACTTGAAGTATGCCCCTCATAATCTCCTCCCCACCAAGGAGTCACAGACTTAAAATTGATTCTTGCGGCAACCCTTTTCTCGTAGTAATTATTCACTTCCTGTTTTAGAGAATCTAGTAGGGACTTTGGATCTATGGTCATAATGGTAACGCCTCCAATACCTTTTTCAACTCATATAAATATGGTAAGAGTAGCCTTTCATCCCTAAAGTCAACGTTATCAGTTATGTTCAAAAGCTCAGTATAAAGCTTATCGTCAGATAAGGAGTCAAGGTTAGGAATAGGTTTACCTATTTTCTTTAGCGCTTTGATCAAGATTGATATATACCCAGTATAACCCACACCCTCATCTTTTTTTACCTCATCGCACATATCTTCAAGAGATTTCTTGTCATCAGATTCTATATACTTTAAGACATTCTTTAGTTTTTTGTAATTTTCTACTTTTGAGAGGTAGAACATAAATGCAGATGAAAAACCGGCTGTAAGCATTAGGGAAGGGAAATCAACTGCTCTCCTCACCAGACCCGCCTTCTTATCTTGCTCATAAGCGTTTGCTTTTTCGCTCTTTTTACCTTCGTCACTAGCTACACATCCTACTACTTTCCTACCAATATCAGCCGCAAATTTAACGTACTCATTATTCATGAAATTCACCTTTAAGACTTCTTACATTCTATTACCTTCATCTTTATAAGACCCTTTCCAATAGTCTCCTTACCTCCTATGAATACCGCCTTGTTGTTAAAATTTTCCAGAAACTGCTTGGCAACGTCATTACCACTTTTAATAAGATCCTCGCATACACTATTCTCTCTATCCCCATCTATAACTCCTCCTATTAATATTGTACCGTGGGGTATGTACTCTTCGGTCCAGATATTGTTAGACTTTTTAGTCTTATCTACAAGCACGTTTCTTGTAACTCTAATTAGTGAGGACTCTACGAGTTGTAAGCCTATCTCGTTATCTAGTACGTAGCTCTTTTCCCTAATGAGCTTACCAAGGTTTCTGATCTCGTCAGTTAAAGTAAGTACTTTCTTACTACTCACACTGCCTAGGAGTACGCTTATACTTTTACTTTTATCCTCGTTATCCTCTTTATATAGAGATTTAAAGTCACATTCGAGAA includes:
- the cmr4 gene encoding type III-B CRISPR module RAMP protein Cmr4; its protein translation is MGSKYLFLSYAVTPVHVGAGRSPGVVDLPFQRDSMGYPIIYGSSFKGVLKSHLLQKNKKDLATCVFGSETEDTSNMGKFILTDLIPILYPTASLNEGYVYITTEYLINRVEDLLSVLECDFKSLYKEDNEDKSKSISVLLGSVSSKKVLTLTDEIRNLGKLIREKSYVLDNEIGLQLVESSLIRVTRNVLVDKTKKSNNIWTEEYIPHGTILIGGVIDGDRENSVCEDLIKSGNDVAKQFLENFNNKAVFIGGKETIGKGLIKMKVIECKKS